The following proteins are co-located in the Eublepharis macularius isolate TG4126 chromosome 5, MPM_Emac_v1.0, whole genome shotgun sequence genome:
- the PPIL1 gene encoding peptidyl-prolyl cis-trans isomerase-like 1: MAAVPPDTWQPPTVSMETTMGIIVMELYWKHAPKTCKNFAELSRRGYYNGTKFHRIIKDFMIQGGDPTGTGRGGASIYGKQFEDELHPELKFTGAGILAMANAGPDTNGSQFFITLAPTQWLDGKHTIFGRVSQGIGVVNRVGMVETNAQDRPVDDIKILKIYPSG; encoded by the exons ATGGCTGCGGTGCCTCCTGATACTTGGCAGCCGCCCACTGTCTCCATGGAGACCAC CATGGGCATCATTGTTATGGAGCTGTACTGGAAGCACGCTCCCAAGACTTGTAAGAATTTTGCAGAGCTGTCCCGACGTGGCTATTACAATGGCACAAAATTTCATAGAATAATCAAAGACTTCATGATTCAGGGTGGTGATCCAACAGGAACTG gaagaggaggagcatccatctATGGCAAGCAATTTGAAGATGAACTCCATCCTGAACTGAAATTTACAG GTGCAGGAATCCTCGCTATGGCTAACGCAGGCCCGGATACAAATGGCAGCCAGTTCTTTATCACATTAGCACCAACTCAGTGGCTTGATGGGAAGCACACTATTTTTGGTCGTGTTAGCCAAGGTATTGGGGTAGTCAACAGAGTGGGCATGGTGGAAACCAATGCACAAGATCGTCCAGTAGATGATATAAAGATTCTGAAGATTTATCCATCGGGTTAG
- the PSRC1 gene encoding LOW QUALITY PROTEIN: proline/serine-rich coiled-coil protein 1 (The sequence of the model RefSeq protein was modified relative to this genomic sequence to represent the inferred CDS: substituted 1 base at 1 genomic stop codon) produces the protein MVSLLTGLLRXFLENMELPTEDIKFITDETFDFGLSSPSDGLEEEDFVTSPSEPSERSLAQTTDMNTLLGENGSKARERWSLLSPEKLEEIRKEANMLAAQMEKCRLLEKKNVSSDLTPEKVPGYEPFSPIRLLHAENEGTRNSRRKTFNVKNSPLIALLPTVGPETHLALDSPQVQFLQGQSATSHVADSPVSRKLQNKTNSSSADSQLFKKSRPSKSPNVSSTMMPHNSKKVWASNRSSRKGRPSPLASPKTAENQNKLLDFRPALQTKKGGLLRKKEEASGPACSAQEPELKLQDSPCGDTALVSQGKGKLRPRAYPSQTSPVKKSSSVQEKFPLQKAFTSQAKMMVGNIPQPRASSTPHSSSCQTRTNSTPTSVLATRLPVPKSIPKTTSHITASGRHTVPGRPSQLKPVKPPSLELSGGKGSSLPTLTGKKAAAFQQTLPSGTSQNSRPQLPKKTISGSSR, from the exons ATGGTGTCA TTACTCACTGGTTTGCTTAGATAGTTCCTGGAAAACATGGAGTTGCCAACTGAAG ATATAAAATTTATTACTGATGAGACATTTGACTTTGGGTTGTCTTCTCCTTCAGATGG actagaAGAGGAAGACTTTGTCACTAGTCCTAGTGAGCCCAGTGAAAGGAGCTTGGCACAAACTACTGACATGAACACCTTGTTGGGAGAGAATGGGAGCAAGGCTAGAGAGCGGTGGAGCCTCCTGAGTCCTGAGAAGCTGGAGGAGATCAGGAAGGAAGCCAATATGTTGGCTGCACAGATGGAGAAATGTAGGCTTTTGGAGAAGAAGAATGTCAGCTCTGATTTGACACCTGAGAAAGTACCAGGAtatgaacctttctccccaatCAGACTTTTGCACGCAGAAAATGAGGGCACCAGGAACTCCAGACGGAAGACTTTCAATGTGAAGAACAGCCCGCTGATAGCACTGCTGCCAACAGTGGGGCCTGAAACTCACTTGGCTCTAGATTCCCCCCAAGTTCAGTTTCTGCAGGGGCAAAGTGCTACTTCTCATGTTGCAGACTCTCCAGTTTCCAGAAAACTGCAAAATAAAACTAACAGCTCCAGTGCGGACAGTCAGCTTTTTAAGAAATCCAGGCCCAGCAAGTCTCCCAATGTCTCATCAACAATGATGCCTCACAATAGTAAGAAGGTATGG GCAAGTAATAGAAGCAGTAGGAAGGGTAGACCGTCTCCACTTGCTTCCCCCAAAACAGCAGAAAATCAAAATAAGCTGCTGGATTTCAGACCTGCCCTTCAAACCAAAAAGGGGGGACTTTTGAGGAAGAAGGAGGAAGCTTCTGGCCCAGCCTGTTCTGCTCAAGAACCAGAG TTGAAACTTCAGGATTCACCCTGTGGAGATACAGCGCTAGTATCACAAGGAAAAGGAAAGCTAAGACCCAGGGCGTATCCATCACAGACTAGCCCTGTGAAGAAGTCCTCTTCTGTTCAAGAAAAGTTTCCTCTTCAGAAGGCTTTTACAA GTCAGGCTAAAATGATGGTGGGCAATATCCCACAACCACGAGCCAGCTCCACGCCCCACAGCAGCTCTTGCCAGACTCGAACCAACAGCACTCCCACATCTGTGCTTGCAACCAGACTCCCTGTGCCAAAATCCATTCCAAAAACAACCAGTCACATCACTGCTTCAGGAAGGCATACAGTCCCAGGGAGGCCCAGCCAGCTCAAGCCAGTGAAGCCACCGAGTTTGGAGTTATCTGGTGGGAAGGGATCCTCTCTGCCAACCCTGACTGGGAAGAAAG CAGCTGCATTCCAGCAGACACTTCCTTCTGGTACCTCTCAGAACAGCAGGCCCCAGCTGCCCAAGAAGACAATCTCTGGCTCTTCAAGGTAA